A single window of Actinoallomurus bryophytorum DNA harbors:
- a CDS encoding NAD(P)H-hydrate dehydratase codes for MRYAHEVDKVRAAERALMARSPEGALMRRAAAGLASVCAGLLRSGRAGVIGPGEGVYGSRVVLLAGSGDNGGDALYAGALLARRGAHVTAVLAGSKTHEGGLAALRSAGGRSLDADDPAGSVAAIEAADLIIDGLLGIGGRGGLREPHATLAGHASRSVATIVACDLPSGVDADTGVVSGAAVRADVTVTFGTYKPGLFVDPGAGHAGVVELVDIGLGPYLGDPDVVLPQAADVDLWAPGPSRESNKYRRGVPGVVAGSKTFTGAAVMSVGGAIRGGAGMVRFASAEHSVELVRHRWPEAVTSVVDTSLSEVGRVNAWVAGPGLGTGEHAEALLAEVLGTDLPVLVDADGLTVVARRRDLLWRDAPTVLTPHAGELARLLGTEADQVEARRLEHVRRAAEELGATVLLKGSTTVIAEVGRPVRVNPTGTPRLATAGSGDVLSGLIGAFLSGGASAIDAAAAGAYLHGLAGRLAASGPASDERPPDDREAPISAYDVIEAIPAAFRTLTG; via the coding sequence ATGCGGTACGCGCACGAGGTGGACAAGGTCCGCGCCGCGGAGCGGGCACTGATGGCGCGCTCGCCCGAGGGCGCGCTCATGCGACGTGCCGCGGCCGGTCTCGCGTCGGTCTGCGCCGGGCTGCTGCGGAGCGGCCGCGCCGGGGTCATCGGCCCAGGGGAGGGCGTGTACGGCTCGCGGGTCGTGCTGCTCGCCGGCAGCGGCGACAACGGCGGTGACGCCCTGTACGCCGGAGCCCTGCTCGCCCGGCGCGGAGCACACGTCACCGCGGTCCTGGCCGGTTCGAAGACCCACGAGGGCGGCCTCGCGGCGCTGCGCTCGGCCGGTGGCCGTTCCCTCGACGCGGACGACCCCGCCGGGTCCGTGGCCGCGATCGAGGCGGCGGATCTGATCATCGACGGGCTGCTCGGCATCGGCGGACGGGGCGGGCTCCGCGAACCCCACGCGACCCTGGCCGGCCACGCCTCGCGGAGCGTCGCCACCATCGTGGCCTGCGATCTGCCCAGCGGCGTCGACGCGGACACCGGTGTGGTGAGCGGAGCCGCCGTACGCGCCGACGTGACGGTCACGTTCGGGACCTACAAGCCGGGCCTGTTCGTCGATCCGGGCGCCGGGCACGCGGGCGTGGTCGAGCTCGTCGACATCGGGCTCGGCCCGTACCTCGGCGACCCGGACGTGGTCCTGCCGCAGGCGGCCGACGTGGACCTGTGGGCACCCGGCCCGTCGCGGGAGTCCAACAAGTACCGCCGTGGCGTGCCCGGTGTGGTGGCCGGCAGTAAGACCTTCACCGGGGCCGCGGTGATGTCGGTCGGCGGCGCGATACGCGGCGGCGCGGGCATGGTGCGCTTCGCCTCGGCCGAGCACTCCGTCGAGCTGGTCCGGCACCGCTGGCCCGAGGCCGTGACCTCGGTCGTCGACACCTCGCTGAGCGAGGTCGGGCGGGTGAACGCCTGGGTCGCCGGGCCCGGCCTCGGCACCGGCGAACACGCCGAGGCGCTGCTGGCCGAGGTGCTCGGCACGGACCTGCCGGTCCTGGTCGACGCCGACGGCCTCACCGTCGTGGCGCGCCGCCGCGACCTGCTCTGGCGCGACGCGCCGACCGTGCTCACTCCGCACGCCGGGGAGCTCGCCCGGCTGCTGGGAACCGAGGCGGACCAGGTCGAGGCACGGCGGCTGGAGCACGTACGCCGGGCCGCGGAGGAGCTCGGCGCGACCGTGCTCCTCAAGGGGTCGACCACGGTCATCGCGGAGGTCGGGCGGCCCGTGCGGGTCAACCCGACCGGCACGCCGCGGCTCGCCACCGCGGGCAGCGGCGACGTGCTGTCCGGCCTCATCGGGGCGTTCCTCTCGGGAGGGGCGAGCGCGATCGACGCCGCCGCCGCGGGCGCGTACCTGCACGGTCTCGCCGGCCGGCTCGCCGCCTCCGGCCCCGCCTCCGACGAGCGGCCCCCGGACGACCGCGAGGCGCCGATCAGCGCGTACGACGTCATCGAGGCGATCCCGGCGGCCTTCCGTACGCTCACCGGCTGA
- the alr gene encoding alanine racemase has protein sequence MSVTTAEARVDLGAISNNVDLLREQAGGAGVMAVVKADGYGHGIVPAARAAVAGGASWLGVATLDEAMTVRRAGLDTPAMCWLYTPGERFDDAIAAGVDLSATSVGQVAEITQAAARVGRQVRLHLKVDTGLSRSGATPADWPSVVDAALRAQADGLASVVGLWSHFACADEPGHPSIAAQLRVFDETIEVAEKAGVRPEVCHIANSAATLTLPEARYDLVRPGIAVYGLDPIPSLGLTRRLGLRPAMTLAARVAVAKRVGAGEGVSYGHRYVTSAETTLGLVPIGYADGVPRHGTNLLQVWAAGKRRRIAGTVCMDQFVIDVGDDGIQAGDEVVLFGPGDGGEPTAQDWAEMLGTISYEIVTRIGARIPRTYGGDTQ, from the coding sequence ATGAGCGTTACCACGGCGGAGGCACGCGTCGACCTCGGGGCGATCAGTAACAACGTGGACCTGCTGCGTGAGCAGGCCGGCGGTGCCGGTGTGATGGCAGTGGTCAAGGCGGACGGGTACGGCCACGGGATCGTCCCCGCCGCACGGGCCGCGGTCGCCGGCGGTGCCTCCTGGCTGGGCGTCGCGACGCTGGACGAGGCGATGACCGTACGACGTGCGGGCCTGGACACACCCGCGATGTGCTGGCTCTACACGCCCGGCGAGCGGTTCGACGACGCGATCGCCGCCGGCGTCGACCTGTCGGCCACCTCCGTGGGCCAGGTCGCCGAGATCACCCAGGCCGCCGCGCGCGTCGGGCGGCAGGTCAGGCTGCACCTCAAGGTCGACACCGGCCTGTCCCGCAGCGGCGCGACCCCGGCCGACTGGCCCTCGGTGGTCGACGCCGCCCTGCGCGCACAGGCCGACGGCCTGGCCTCCGTGGTGGGGCTGTGGTCCCACTTCGCCTGCGCGGACGAGCCCGGCCACCCGTCCATCGCCGCGCAGCTACGCGTCTTCGACGAGACCATCGAGGTCGCCGAGAAGGCCGGCGTACGCCCCGAGGTGTGCCACATCGCCAACTCCGCGGCCACACTCACGCTCCCGGAGGCCCGCTACGACCTGGTCCGGCCCGGTATCGCGGTCTACGGCCTGGACCCGATCCCGTCGCTCGGGCTCACGCGCCGGCTCGGCCTGCGCCCCGCGATGACGCTCGCCGCGAGGGTGGCGGTGGCCAAACGGGTCGGTGCGGGCGAGGGCGTGTCCTACGGCCACCGCTACGTCACGTCGGCGGAGACGACGCTCGGCCTCGTGCCGATCGGCTACGCCGACGGGGTTCCCCGGCACGGCACCAACCTGCTCCAGGTCTGGGCGGCGGGGAAGAGACGGCGCATCGCCGGCACCGTCTGCATGGACCAGTTCGTCATCGACGTCGGAGACGACGGGATCCAGGCGGGGGACGAGGTGGTCCTCTTCGGGCCGGGAGACGGGGGAGAGCCCACCGCCCAGGACTGGGCCGAGATGCTCGGCACGATCTCGTATGAGATCGTCACCAGAATCGGTGCCCGGATCCCGCGTACGTACGGTGGAGACACGCAATGA
- a CDS encoding alpha/beta fold hydrolase has product MNKKRVGLVGAAIGTAGAVGVGAAVAARRYAVGRERLRPDPDRDEPFGELRGRPQTVVATDGVPLHVEVNGPDDASLTVVFSHGYCMTQDSWHYQRRDLADEADVRMVFWDQRSHGRSGRSDLAHATIDQCGDDLLAVIEATTAPGRPVVLVGHSMGGMTIMALADRHPELFGDRVAGVALVNTSSGGLAELTLGLPEVFGKVFRAAVPGVVRGIGKGGKLVDRGRRIGTDVAFVITRRMAFADRAVSPSIVDFVERMIGSTPIEVIADFYPTLAAHDKLAALDVLRKVPAVVVVGDQDRLTPLAHGRAIAAALPEAELVELSGGHVVMLERPQVVTDAIAGLVERARPFAEERSA; this is encoded by the coding sequence ATGAACAAGAAGCGAGTCGGCCTGGTCGGCGCCGCGATCGGCACCGCCGGTGCCGTCGGGGTCGGTGCCGCGGTGGCGGCGCGCAGGTACGCCGTCGGCCGCGAACGGCTACGACCCGACCCGGATCGGGACGAGCCCTTCGGCGAGCTCCGCGGCCGTCCGCAGACCGTCGTGGCCACCGACGGAGTGCCGCTGCACGTCGAGGTCAACGGCCCGGACGACGCCTCCCTCACGGTCGTCTTCAGCCACGGCTACTGCATGACCCAGGACTCCTGGCACTACCAGCGCCGTGATCTCGCGGACGAGGCCGACGTGCGGATGGTCTTCTGGGACCAGCGCAGCCACGGGCGCTCGGGACGCAGCGACCTGGCCCACGCGACCATCGACCAGTGCGGCGACGATCTCCTCGCGGTGATCGAGGCCACCACGGCGCCGGGCCGGCCGGTGGTGCTGGTCGGTCACTCGATGGGCGGGATGACGATCATGGCGCTGGCCGATCGGCACCCGGAGCTGTTCGGTGACCGGGTCGCCGGCGTCGCCCTGGTCAATACCTCCTCCGGAGGACTGGCGGAGCTGACGCTCGGCCTGCCGGAGGTGTTCGGCAAGGTGTTCCGTGCCGCGGTGCCCGGCGTGGTCCGCGGCATCGGCAAGGGCGGCAAACTCGTCGACCGGGGGCGCCGGATCGGCACCGACGTCGCCTTCGTCATCACGCGGCGGATGGCGTTCGCCGACCGCGCGGTGAGCCCGTCGATCGTGGACTTCGTCGAACGGATGATCGGCTCCACCCCCATCGAGGTGATCGCGGACTTCTACCCGACGCTCGCCGCGCACGACAAGCTGGCCGCCCTGGACGTTCTGCGGAAGGTCCCAGCGGTGGTCGTGGTCGGCGACCAGGACCGCCTCACGCCCCTCGCGCACGGACGGGCCATCGCGGCCGCGCTACCCGAGGCGGAGCTGGTCGAGCTCTCCGGTGGGCACGTCGTGATGCTCGAACGCCCCCAGGTCGTCACCGACGCCATCGCCGGACTGGTCGAGCGGGCCCGCCCGTTCGCCGAGGAGCGGTCCGCTTGA
- the tsaE gene encoding tRNA (adenosine(37)-N6)-threonylcarbamoyltransferase complex ATPase subunit type 1 TsaE, translating into MRDLGRRLAGLLRAGDLVLLSGPLGAGKTTLTQGLGDGLKVRGPITSPTFVIARVHPSLAGGPSLVHADAYRLGGLDELDDLDLDLQDAVTVVEWGGGIAEGLSEDRLEIVIDREETDERIVGLAGVGPRWAALGEWSPGDPGS; encoded by the coding sequence ATGCGCGACCTGGGCCGGCGGCTGGCCGGGCTGCTGCGCGCCGGGGATCTCGTCCTGCTGTCCGGGCCGCTCGGCGCGGGCAAGACCACGCTGACCCAGGGGCTGGGAGACGGTCTGAAGGTCCGCGGACCGATCACGTCGCCGACCTTCGTCATCGCGCGCGTGCATCCGTCGCTCGCGGGCGGCCCGTCGCTGGTGCACGCCGACGCCTACCGCCTCGGCGGCCTCGACGAACTCGACGACCTCGATCTCGATCTCCAGGACGCCGTGACCGTGGTCGAGTGGGGCGGCGGTATCGCCGAGGGCCTGTCCGAGGACCGACTGGAGATCGTGATCGACCGGGAGGAGACCGACGAGCGCATCGTCGGACTGGCCGGTGTCGGGCCGCGGTGGGCCGCGCTCGGCGAGTGGTCGCCCGGCGACCCAGGGTCTTGA
- the tsaB gene encoding tRNA (adenosine(37)-N6)-threonylcarbamoyltransferase complex dimerization subunit type 1 TsaB, with protein MLVLAFDTATAAVTVALSEWAPGHPPRLRAESKVVDRRRHAEVLAPAINTVLGEAQVSRSELSAIAVGVGPGPYTGLRVGLVTARALGAVLKIPVHGVCTLDALAWESKRTEPFVVATDARRKEVYWARYDSATVRITGPSVGGPAEAAVPGLPALGEGALLYPDVLKGETPALPSAAAIAELVVSRLSGGAGPELLPPEPLYLRKPDAREPGPRKRVIPR; from the coding sequence GTGCTGGTCTTGGCTTTCGATACCGCGACCGCCGCGGTCACCGTCGCACTGAGCGAGTGGGCTCCGGGCCACCCGCCACGGCTCCGAGCCGAGTCCAAGGTCGTCGACCGCCGCAGGCATGCCGAAGTTCTGGCCCCGGCGATCAACACCGTACTCGGCGAGGCTCAGGTGAGCCGTTCGGAGCTGTCCGCGATCGCCGTCGGCGTCGGCCCCGGCCCCTACACGGGCCTGCGGGTCGGCCTGGTCACGGCGCGTGCGCTCGGCGCCGTGCTGAAGATCCCCGTACACGGCGTCTGCACCCTCGACGCGCTCGCGTGGGAGTCCAAACGCACCGAGCCCTTCGTGGTGGCCACCGACGCGCGCCGCAAAGAGGTCTACTGGGCGCGGTACGACTCGGCCACCGTACGCATCACCGGCCCCTCGGTCGGCGGCCCCGCCGAGGCCGCCGTCCCCGGCCTGCCCGCACTCGGCGAGGGCGCGCTGCTCTACCCCGACGTGCTCAAGGGCGAGACGCCGGCACTGCCGTCGGCCGCCGCGATCGCCGAGCTCGTGGTCTCGCGGCTGTCCGGCGGCGCCGGACCGGAGCTGCTGCCGCCCGAGCCCCTC